GGAGACGCTCAAGGCCGTCCTGTTGACCTCCACGCGAGCGCCCAATGAGGCCGTCGCCACGGTGATCCAGGGGCAGCTGAAGGCGCTGGGGATCCCCGTCGAGATCCAGCAACTGGAGTCCGCCGCCGTCCGAAAGCGCACGGCGAAAGGGGACTTCGACCTGTTGCTGTGGCGCTACGGTTGGAGCGACGCGGACGCGCTGAACATCTTCTTCGCCTCATCCCGCATCGGCAGCACCAACCGAGTGGCCTACAGCAACCCGGAAGTCGACGCGCTGCTGGAGAAGGGCATCCAGGAGATGGATCCGGAGGCCCGGGCGCGCATCTACGTGGAGATCCAGAAGCTCATCATGCAGGACGCCCCGTGGCAGCCCCTCTACGTCCCGGAGGACTACATCGCCTTCGGCCCCAGGATCCGAGGGGCCAAGGTGGTCGCCCAGGGGAGGGTCCTGCTCCAGGATGCGTACGTTGTAGAGGAGTGATCGGTGCTGCGCTATCTGCTCCGGCGGCTGGCCAGCGGGCTCCTGGTCCTGCTCGTCATCAGCTTCTTCACCTTCGGCGCCCTGGACATCGCGCCGGGGGACGCCGTCGATGTGCTGATCGATGACAGCGCGTCGGCGGAGGAGAAGGAGGAGCTGCAACGAGCCATGGGGCTGGACGCAAGCCTGATCGTCCGCTACGAGCGGTTTCTGGCCGGAGCGATCTTGCACGGCGACCTGGGGCGCTCCCTGATGACGGAGCGCCCCGTCGCCGACCTGATCCTGGAGCGCCTCCCGTACACGGTGGTGCTGGCACTGGCGGCCACAGGGCTCACCGTGCTGTTGGGCACGCTGGCAGCGGTGATCGCCTCCTCACGGCCGGGATCCTGGCTGGATGTGATCGTCATGAGCGGCGCCATGCTGGGGCTGTCCATGCCCAACTTCTGGCTGGCCCTGCTGCTCATCGCGCTTTTCTGCATCAAGCTGGGATGGCTTCCCGTCGTGGGAGCCGGGAGCCCGTCGCACCTGCTGCTCCCGGCGATCAGCCTGGCCATGCCCAGCGCCGCCGTGCTGGCGCGCCTCCTGCGATCGAGCATCCTGGACGTGCGCACGGCGGACTACGTGCGCACAGGACATGCCAAGGGGCTCCGACGGAACTATGTGTTCCTGCACTACGTGCTGCGGAACGGCCTGATCCCGGTGATCACCCTGGTCGGCCTGCAGTTCGGCCGCCTGCTGGGCGGCGCGTTCATCGTGGAGACCATCTTCAGCTGGCCCGGCCTGGGGCGGCTCACCGTGCAGGCCGTGTTCGATCGGGATGTGCCCGTCGTCGTCGGCGCCACGCTGCTGATGGCGACGGCCTACCTGACCGTCAACTTCCTGGTGGACGTGGCACACGCCGCCCTGGATCCTCGAGTCC
The sequence above is drawn from the Chloroflexota bacterium genome and encodes:
- a CDS encoding ABC transporter permease; the encoded protein is MLRYLLRRLASGLLVLLVISFFTFGALDIAPGDAVDVLIDDSASAEEKEELQRAMGLDASLIVRYERFLAGAILHGDLGRSLMTERPVADLILERLPYTVVLALAATGLTVLLGTLAAVIASSRPGSWLDVIVMSGAMLGLSMPNFWLALLLIALFCIKLGWLPVVGAGSPSHLLLPAISLAMPSAAVLARLLRSSILDVRTADYVRTGHAKGLRRNYVFLHYVLRNGLIPVITLVGLQFGRLLGGAFIVETIFSWPGLGRLTVQAVFDRDVPVVVGATLLMATAYLTVNFLVDVAHAALDPRVRYEAV